The following are from one region of the Mycolicibacterium helvum genome:
- a CDS encoding SDR family oxidoreductase produces MDNIRGKTIAITGAARGIGFATARALLQRGARVVIGDRDVTLEESAVAQLSKLGPVSGYPLDVSDPESFATFLDKARADGGGHIDVLINNAGVMPVGPFLDHSEQAVRTAIEVNLYGVITGCRLVLPEMVRRRGGHIVNIASMAGMLAVPGQALYAGTKFAVVGLSTGLADEYAPQGVQISCVMPTFTNTELISGTHTTAATKPVQPEDIAAAVIKALDKPTTAISVPNYSRFLAAAVMFLPPRGRRWLSKKMGTDRVFLDFDTTARAAYEKRAQSATGVVENPQKD; encoded by the coding sequence ATGGACAACATCCGAGGCAAGACCATCGCGATCACCGGCGCCGCCCGGGGCATCGGTTTCGCCACCGCCCGGGCGCTGTTGCAGCGCGGCGCGCGCGTGGTGATCGGCGACCGCGACGTCACACTGGAGGAGTCGGCGGTCGCCCAGCTGAGCAAGCTCGGACCGGTCTCGGGCTACCCGCTCGACGTCAGCGATCCCGAATCGTTCGCGACCTTCCTGGACAAGGCCCGCGCCGATGGCGGCGGACACATCGACGTGCTGATCAACAACGCCGGCGTCATGCCGGTCGGCCCGTTCCTCGACCACTCGGAGCAGGCGGTGCGCACCGCCATCGAGGTCAACCTCTACGGCGTGATCACCGGCTGCCGGCTCGTGCTGCCGGAGATGGTCCGGCGCCGCGGCGGCCATATCGTCAACATCGCGTCGATGGCCGGCATGCTGGCCGTACCCGGGCAGGCGCTCTATGCCGGAACCAAGTTCGCGGTCGTCGGCCTGTCGACCGGACTGGCCGACGAGTACGCACCTCAGGGCGTCCAGATCAGTTGTGTCATGCCGACATTCACCAACACCGAGCTGATCTCGGGAACGCACACCACCGCGGCCACCAAACCGGTGCAGCCCGAGGACATCGCCGCCGCGGTCATCAAGGCTCTGGACAAGCCGACAACCGCGATCTCGGTGCCGAACTACTCGCGCTTCCTGGCCGCCGCGGTGATGTTCCTGCCGCCGCGTGGCCGGCGCTGGCTGTCGAAGAAGATGGGCACCGACCGGGTCTTCCTCGACTTCGACACCACCGCACGCGCGGCCTACGAGAAGCGGGCACAAAGCGCCACCGGCGTGGTGGAGAACCCACAGAAAGACTGA
- a CDS encoding O-succinylhomoserine sulfhydrylase, protein MTDQVPSVRIPAPLPDGVSQATIGVRGGLLRSGFEETAEAMYLTSGYVYESAAEAEKAFTGDIDRYVYSRYGNPTISMFEERLRLIEGAPAAFATASGMSAVFTALGALLGAGDRLVAARSLFGSCFVVCNEILPRWGVETVFVDGEDLSQWEQALSTPAQAVFFETPSNPMQSLVDIAAVSEMAHAAGAKVVLDNVFATPLLQQGFPLGVDVVVYSGTKHIDGQGRVLGGAILGDKEYIDGPVQKLMRHTGPALSAFNAWVLLKGLETMSVRVDYSNRSAQRIAEFLESQAGVNWVKYPFLESHPQFDLAKRQMRGGGTVVTFELDGGKDRAFEVLDKLQVIDISNNLGDAKSLITHPATTTHRAMGPEGRASIGLGDGVVRISVGLEGTEDLITDLDRALS, encoded by the coding sequence ATGACCGATCAGGTTCCCTCGGTGCGGATTCCCGCGCCGCTGCCCGACGGGGTCAGTCAGGCGACGATCGGGGTGCGGGGTGGGCTGCTGCGCTCGGGCTTCGAGGAGACCGCCGAGGCGATGTACCTCACGTCCGGGTACGTCTATGAATCGGCCGCCGAGGCCGAGAAGGCCTTCACCGGCGATATCGACCGCTACGTCTATTCCCGGTACGGCAACCCGACGATCTCGATGTTCGAGGAACGTCTTCGGCTGATCGAGGGGGCACCGGCCGCCTTCGCGACCGCGTCCGGGATGTCTGCGGTGTTCACCGCGCTGGGCGCGCTGCTGGGCGCCGGGGATCGACTGGTGGCCGCGCGCAGCCTGTTCGGCTCGTGCTTCGTGGTGTGCAACGAGATCCTGCCGCGCTGGGGTGTCGAGACCGTCTTCGTCGACGGCGAGGACCTATCCCAGTGGGAGCAGGCGCTGTCCACGCCGGCGCAGGCGGTGTTCTTCGAGACCCCGTCCAACCCGATGCAATCGCTGGTCGACATCGCCGCGGTATCCGAGATGGCGCACGCGGCCGGCGCGAAAGTTGTGCTGGACAACGTCTTTGCCACTCCGTTGCTGCAGCAGGGCTTTCCGCTCGGCGTGGACGTGGTGGTGTATTCGGGCACCAAGCACATCGACGGCCAGGGTCGGGTGCTCGGCGGTGCGATCCTGGGTGACAAGGAGTACATCGACGGTCCGGTGCAGAAGCTGATGCGCCACACCGGGCCTGCACTGTCCGCGTTCAATGCCTGGGTGCTGCTCAAGGGCCTGGAGACCATGTCGGTGCGGGTGGACTATTCGAACCGCTCCGCCCAGCGCATCGCCGAGTTCCTGGAAAGCCAGGCCGGCGTGAACTGGGTGAAATACCCGTTCCTGGAATCGCATCCTCAGTTCGACCTGGCCAAACGGCAGATGCGCGGAGGCGGCACCGTAGTGACCTTCGAGCTCGATGGCGGCAAGGACCGCGCCTTCGAGGTGCTCGACAAGCTGCAGGTGATCGACATCTCGAACAACCTCGGTGACGCCAAGTCGCTGATCACCCACCCGGCGACCACCACCCACCGGGCGATGGGCCCCGAGGGCCGGGCCTCGATCGGGCTCGGCGACGGCGTGGTGCGGATCTCGGTCGGGCTCGAAGGCACCGAGGATCTGATCACCGACCTGGATCGCGCGCTGAGCTAG
- a CDS encoding rhodanese-like domain-containing protein, translated as MSYAGDITPEASWELLSENPEAVLVDCRTDAEWRWVGVPDLSSLGRNVVFVEWNRGNGQRNDDFVADLIAAGVAPGERPVVFLCRSGNRSIPAAETATAAGIAPSYNMLDGFEGQLDENGHRGSNGWRALGLPWKQS; from the coding sequence GTGAGCTATGCAGGAGATATCACCCCTGAGGCGAGCTGGGAGCTGCTCAGCGAGAACCCCGAGGCGGTGCTGGTGGACTGCCGCACCGACGCCGAATGGCGGTGGGTCGGGGTGCCCGATCTGTCCAGTCTTGGTCGCAACGTGGTGTTCGTGGAGTGGAATCGCGGCAATGGTCAGCGCAACGACGATTTCGTCGCCGACCTGATCGCCGCCGGCGTCGCTCCCGGGGAACGGCCGGTTGTCTTCCTCTGTCGCTCCGGTAATCGCTCCATCCCTGCGGCCGAGACGGCCACCGCCGCCGGAATTGCGCCGTCGTACAACATGCTTGACGGTTTCGAGGGGCAACTCGACGAGAACGGCCACCGCGGCAGCAACGGCTGGCGGGCGCTGGGTCTGCCCTGGAAGCAGTCATGA
- a CDS encoding Rv0361 family membrane protein: MSEPEGDGSSPMPILIALGIALVVLAAVGVAWLLGNKPMSEDVKVGRAAVGQNDALQRDNYGDFRKYTCATQQGVEAEVLARQQKSKAAQGARYVDDVTEVKIDGDKATGTVVYHFDHAPATVIKVPMNFVRENGEWTVCSPGPV, from the coding sequence ATGAGCGAACCGGAGGGCGACGGCTCGAGCCCGATGCCTATTTTGATCGCGCTGGGTATTGCGCTGGTGGTGCTCGCCGCGGTGGGGGTCGCCTGGCTGTTGGGTAACAAGCCGATGAGTGAGGATGTGAAGGTCGGTCGTGCCGCGGTCGGCCAGAACGACGCGCTGCAGCGGGATAACTACGGGGACTTCCGCAAGTACACCTGCGCCACGCAGCAGGGTGTCGAAGCCGAAGTCCTTGCCCGCCAACAGAAATCGAAGGCGGCACAGGGTGCGCGTTACGTCGACGACGTGACCGAGGTGAAGATCGACGGCGATAAGGCCACCGGCACCGTCGTCTACCATTTCGACCACGCGCCCGCCACCGTGATCAAGGTGCCGATGAACTTCGTACGGGAGAACGGCGAGTGGACGGTCTGTTCGCCCGGTCCGGTCTAG
- the purT gene encoding formate-dependent phosphoribosylglycinamide formyltransferase, with amino-acid sequence MRVMLVGSGELSRELVLAFQRLGAEVVAVDRYADAPAHDVADEAVVVKITDPDELTAAIARVEPAYVVVDTNAVAIDALRAAADGGTTQVVPGVYATQLSLDREGMRRLAADELGLPTAPFWFAGSVEELTAVAGHAGFPLVVKPVIGVPGQGQSVLLRPEDVEPAWQRAVAAGGRVPHNRVLAETVVEIDYAVTLLTVRTDGPAGPALHFCEPIGHRQLDGGVLESWQPQQMTVAALGAAKSVAARIVRALGGRGVFGVELLVRGDEVYFSDVSVRPYDSGLVTLRTQRLSEFELYARAVLGLPVDTIMISPGAAEVTYGGADESANTPEIDPVVLAEALVVPESDVRLLGRHDGSARSRLGVALATGSDVTTARDRVRQVSTVLHRVWQP; translated from the coding sequence ATGCGTGTGATGCTGGTCGGATCTGGAGAGCTGAGCCGCGAGCTGGTGCTGGCCTTCCAGCGGCTCGGAGCCGAGGTGGTCGCCGTCGATCGCTACGCCGACGCCCCGGCCCACGACGTCGCCGACGAGGCAGTCGTCGTCAAGATCACCGACCCCGACGAACTCACCGCTGCCATCGCCCGCGTCGAGCCGGCCTACGTCGTCGTCGACACCAACGCGGTGGCCATCGACGCGCTGCGGGCCGCCGCGGACGGCGGAACCACCCAGGTGGTGCCGGGTGTCTACGCCACCCAGCTGAGCCTGGACCGGGAGGGGATGCGCCGGCTGGCCGCCGACGAACTGGGCCTGCCGACCGCGCCGTTCTGGTTCGCGGGGTCCGTCGAGGAGCTGACCGCGGTCGCCGGGCACGCTGGGTTCCCGCTGGTGGTCAAGCCGGTGATCGGGGTGCCCGGTCAGGGTCAGTCGGTGCTGCTGCGTCCCGAGGACGTCGAACCGGCTTGGCAGCGTGCCGTCGCCGCCGGAGGCCGGGTGCCGCACAACCGGGTGCTGGCCGAGACCGTCGTCGAGATCGACTACGCGGTCACGTTGCTGACCGTGCGCACCGACGGCCCCGCAGGTCCGGCGCTGCATTTCTGCGAGCCGATCGGGCACCGCCAGCTCGACGGCGGTGTCCTGGAGTCCTGGCAGCCGCAGCAGATGACCGTGGCCGCGCTGGGCGCCGCCAAATCGGTGGCTGCGCGGATCGTGCGGGCGCTTGGCGGCCGCGGGGTGTTCGGGGTGGAACTGCTGGTGCGGGGTGACGAGGTGTATTTCTCCGATGTCAGTGTGCGTCCGTACGACAGCGGGCTGGTCACGTTGCGCACCCAGCGGTTGTCGGAGTTCGAGCTGTATGCCCGGGCGGTCCTGGGCTTGCCGGTCGACACCATCATGATTTCGCCGGGCGCCGCGGAGGTCACCTATGGCGGGGCCGATGAGAGTGCGAACACCCCGGAGATCGACCCCGTGGTGCTGGCCGAGGCCCTGGTCGTGCCGGAGAGCGATGTGCGGCTGTTGGGCCGCCACGACGGTTCGGCACGGTCGCGGCTCGGGGTTGCCCTGGCTACCGGGTCCGACGTCACCACCGCCCGCGATCGGGTGCGGCAGGTGTCGACGGTGTTGCACCGGGTGTGGCAGCCATGA
- a CDS encoding AAA family ATPase, whose product MLDTVAVENYRSLRRLVVPLRGCNVVTGPNGSGKSSLYRALRLLADSARNGSVNALAREGGLSSTMWAGEGKAGPASLKLGFAGEDFGYAVDFGMPVPGRSAFNLDPEIKSEAVWAGPVLRPSALLAERLGPAVRIRDSNDCWRTTPAALRPFDSMLSELGDPQAAPELLALRERVRSWRFYDHVRTDGEAPARRPQIGTRTTVLSHDGADLAAALQTIAEIGDAAGMAEAVDDAFPGSRVEIDSSDGRFEVTLRQPGMLRALTAAELSDGTLRYLLWVAALLTPRPAELTVLNEPEASLHPDLLPALAALIARSAERSQVVVVTHADALVTALRRQQRDVNAIELTKELGQTAIVGQGLLDEPSWHWPARS is encoded by the coding sequence ATGCTCGACACCGTGGCCGTGGAGAACTACCGCTCGCTTCGCCGGCTGGTCGTGCCGCTGCGCGGCTGCAATGTCGTCACCGGCCCCAACGGCTCGGGCAAGTCCAGCCTCTACCGGGCACTGCGGCTACTTGCTGACTCGGCGCGCAACGGCTCGGTCAACGCGTTGGCCCGCGAGGGCGGACTCAGCTCGACGATGTGGGCGGGGGAGGGGAAAGCGGGCCCGGCGAGCCTCAAGCTGGGCTTCGCCGGCGAGGACTTCGGCTATGCCGTCGACTTCGGGATGCCCGTCCCCGGCAGATCCGCGTTCAACCTGGATCCGGAGATCAAGTCCGAGGCGGTGTGGGCCGGACCGGTGTTGCGGCCCTCGGCTCTGCTCGCCGAGCGCTTGGGTCCTGCGGTCCGGATCCGCGACAGCAACGACTGCTGGCGTACCACCCCCGCCGCACTGCGCCCGTTCGACAGCATGCTCAGCGAACTGGGCGATCCGCAGGCCGCCCCGGAACTGTTGGCCCTGCGCGAACGGGTGCGGTCCTGGCGGTTCTACGACCACGTCCGCACCGACGGCGAAGCCCCCGCCCGCCGGCCCCAGATCGGCACCCGCACAACGGTGTTGAGTCACGACGGGGCGGATCTCGCGGCCGCATTGCAGACCATCGCCGAAATCGGCGACGCCGCGGGGATGGCCGAAGCGGTCGACGACGCTTTTCCCGGCAGCCGGGTGGAGATCGACAGCAGCGACGGCCGCTTCGAGGTCACCCTGCGTCAGCCCGGGATGCTGCGGGCGCTGACCGCGGCCGAACTGTCCGACGGGACGCTGCGCTATCTGCTGTGGGTCGCCGCGTTGCTCACCCCGCGCCCGGCCGAGCTGACCGTGCTCAACGAGCCGGAGGCCAGCCTGCACCCGGACCTGCTGCCCGCGCTGGCCGCACTGATCGCCCGGTCCGCGGAGCGATCTCAGGTCGTCGTCGTGACTCATGCCGACGCATTGGTGACGGCGTTGCGCCGCCAGCAGCGCGACGTGAACGCCATCGAACTCACCAAGGAACTGGGCCAGACAGCGATCGTTGGCCAGGGTCTGCTCGACGAGCCGTCCTGGCACTGGCCTGCACGGAGCTGA
- a CDS encoding alkaline phosphatase family protein: MTATASAASANGGSVSTLAAGTPTHVLVIGIDGTNLSAILADPANVNLLALMNGGTTAVSTIVGHTTMSNPSWTGILTGVWGETAGVFNNVFTPWTYDKWPTIFNQLETYDPSIETTAIADWENIAQIAGAGSIPADKIMFFPKYNNSWLATDDLVGQASVDAINGTTPGVSSFNFTYFVGVDDTGHEYDAGSPQYAAALRNVDQNVGDIMGAVDAWNTAHPDEPWTVLVTTDHGQVPWPTIKLGSDMRAHGFQTPWETTTFVIANGPGFEPGAINNTYVNIDITPTVDSLFGLTPPSYSQGKPLMDRSGNDYKPVVPGEAALKQALTDAIAMYGYPSVATNVSLDLRTIAGIVPYFVYTVFNGLTADMSGPLKLPIQVIGAVLYQLTNIPAQIIARLTGVTGNQIIPPDLWPYTTVPGTQPEQPATAVPSLDTIAV, encoded by the coding sequence ATGACCGCCACCGCGTCGGCCGCGTCGGCCAACGGCGGTTCGGTCAGCACCCTGGCCGCCGGTACACCGACGCACGTGCTGGTGATCGGTATCGACGGCACGAATCTCAGTGCGATCCTCGCCGACCCCGCCAACGTGAACCTGCTCGCCCTGATGAATGGCGGCACCACGGCCGTGTCGACCATCGTCGGGCACACCACCATGTCCAACCCCTCGTGGACCGGGATCCTCACGGGCGTGTGGGGTGAGACGGCGGGTGTGTTCAACAACGTGTTCACCCCGTGGACCTACGACAAGTGGCCGACGATCTTCAACCAGCTCGAAACGTACGACCCGTCGATCGAGACCACGGCGATTGCCGACTGGGAGAACATCGCCCAGATCGCCGGCGCCGGTTCGATCCCGGCTGACAAGATCATGTTCTTCCCGAAGTACAACAACAGCTGGCTGGCCACCGACGACCTGGTGGGTCAGGCCTCCGTCGACGCGATCAACGGCACCACGCCCGGGGTCTCCAGCTTCAATTTCACCTACTTCGTCGGCGTCGATGACACCGGGCATGAGTACGACGCCGGATCGCCGCAGTACGCCGCCGCGCTACGCAACGTCGATCAGAACGTCGGCGACATCATGGGCGCGGTCGATGCCTGGAACACCGCGCACCCGGACGAACCGTGGACCGTATTGGTGACCACCGACCACGGTCAGGTCCCGTGGCCGACGATCAAACTCGGCTCTGATATGCGGGCCCATGGCTTCCAAACACCCTGGGAAACTACCACTTTCGTGATCGCGAACGGCCCCGGTTTCGAGCCGGGAGCGATCAACAACACCTATGTCAACATCGACATCACGCCCACGGTGGACTCACTCTTCGGGTTGACGCCGCCGTCGTATTCGCAGGGCAAGCCCCTGATGGATCGGTCCGGAAACGATTACAAGCCGGTGGTTCCCGGTGAGGCCGCACTGAAGCAGGCACTGACCGACGCGATCGCGATGTACGGCTATCCCAGCGTCGCCACCAACGTGTCTCTGGATCTACGGACCATCGCAGGAATCGTTCCCTATTTCGTGTACACCGTTTTCAATGGACTCACCGCCGACATGTCGGGACCGCTGAAGCTGCCCATCCAGGTCATCGGCGCGGTCCTCTACCAGCTGACGAACATTCCGGCACAGATCATCGCTCGGCTGACCGGGGTGACGGGCAACCAAATCATCCCGCCTGACCTGTGGCCGTACACCACCGTGCCGGGCACCCAACCGGAGCAGCCCGCCACTGCGGTCCCGAGTCTCGACACCATCGCCGTGTGA
- a CDS encoding MarR family winged helix-turn-helix transcriptional regulator — MDNAGRTELESAMVADVQALSAESDQIGRAFASVHQLSANDFRALVHIMVAENAGAALTAGELRTRMGLSGAAITYLVERMIESGHLRRDSDPSDRRKVILRYADHGIEVGRAFFTPLATHTHRELADLPDEDLAAAHRVFTAVLAAMTAFRADLDS; from the coding sequence GTGGATAACGCCGGCCGGACCGAGCTGGAGTCGGCCATGGTCGCCGACGTTCAGGCGTTGTCGGCCGAATCGGATCAGATCGGCCGGGCATTCGCCAGCGTCCATCAGCTCTCGGCCAACGACTTCCGGGCGCTGGTGCACATCATGGTCGCCGAGAACGCCGGCGCCGCGCTGACTGCCGGGGAACTGCGCACCAGGATGGGCTTGTCTGGTGCGGCGATCACCTACCTCGTCGAGCGGATGATCGAATCGGGGCACCTGCGCCGCGACTCCGACCCGTCCGACCGCCGTAAAGTGATCCTGCGTTATGCCGACCACGGCATCGAAGTGGGCCGGGCTTTCTTCACCCCGCTGGCCACGCACACCCACCGCGAGCTGGCCGATCTCCCGGACGAGGATCTTGCTGCCGCGCACCGGGTGTTCACCGCCGTGCTGGCCGCGATGACAGCCTTCCGCGCCGACCTGGATTCCTGA